A single genomic interval of Bacteroidota bacterium harbors:
- a CDS encoding LysE family transporter: protein MATALLLGILLGFALSIPPGPLSLAFMKKAVSKQYSAAFMVAFGAAVMDIFYNLVAASASSALVVWLSDLFVENKWLSLVFQTLCFLVLIVLGIRYLLDKHDMKGERNIVERERATEERVRKIGRGSPFFLGTLIAFTNLATPTFLPSMIAAISYLHAEGFLERSLSANFMYAVGFGVGTTIWFSVILRFIMKHHAKLSSAFITTIYKIAGGALVLFALALAYNVAVNTEWPAVLGN, encoded by the coding sequence ATGGCGACCGCCCTTCTGCTCGGCATATTGCTCGGCTTTGCACTCTCAATCCCGCCCGGCCCTCTTTCGCTAGCTTTCATGAAGAAGGCGGTCAGCAAGCAATATTCCGCTGCGTTCATGGTGGCATTCGGCGCGGCGGTGATGGATATCTTCTACAATCTCGTTGCTGCCTCCGCTTCCTCTGCATTGGTCGTCTGGTTGAGCGATCTCTTTGTAGAGAACAAATGGCTTTCCCTCGTTTTTCAAACCCTTTGCTTTTTAGTTTTGATTGTGCTGGGTATCCGCTACCTGCTTGACAAGCACGATATGAAGGGGGAACGGAACATCGTTGAACGTGAGCGTGCTACAGAGGAACGTGTGCGCAAAATCGGGCGCGGCTCGCCGTTCTTTCTCGGAACGCTGATAGCGTTCACCAATCTTGCGACTCCTACATTCCTGCCGTCAATGATTGCTGCAATCAGTTACTTGCATGCGGAGGGCTTCCTTGAGCGTTCTCTTTCCGCCAACTTCATGTACGCGGTCGGATTTGGCGTGGGAACAACGATATGGTTTTCCGTCATCCTTCGGTTCATCATGAAGCATCACGCCAAACTTTCTTCTGCATTTATCACTACAATCTACAAGATCGCGGGAGGGGCGTTGGTGTTGTTCGCTCTTGCGCTTGCGTATAATGTTGCCGTAAATACGGAATGGCCCGCTGTTCTGGGCAATTGA
- a CDS encoding DUF2007 domain-containing protein — MKIVIAEFENELEAEIAIGHLEAAGIEARLIKDDAGGMLPSLQQTSGVRVLVDEGKRQEAEAVLHEKLA; from the coding sequence ATGAAAATCGTAATCGCTGAATTTGAAAACGAACTCGAAGCCGAAATCGCTATCGGGCATCTTGAAGCTGCCGGCATCGAAGCGCGTCTCATCAAGGATGATGCAGGAGGAATGCTGCCTTCGCTGCAGCAGACATCGGGCGTTCGAGTCCTGGTAGATGAAGGAAAGCGGCAGGAGGCGGAAGCGGTACTCCACGAGAAGCTGGCATAG
- a CDS encoding esterase family protein, with product MNREIHHWHSPGLNKEMEIAVYGHYGFALLMFPTAAADYLEYERFQLIDSIAPFIDAGILKAFSINSINNESWLNSHIPPPYRAIRHQQFNHYVVEEVVPFIRSKTSHDTPIITTGASFGALHAANSLFRRPDLFDGTIAMSGTYDLKSYTNGYYDDNCYFNSPADYLPNLNDEDVLNNLRSKHHIYILSGQGDYEAPERSLQLGRILEAKGIPHVVDLWGHDIPHEWPTWRKMLPHVLGTCF from the coding sequence GTGAATCGAGAAATCCACCATTGGCATAGTCCGGGTTTGAACAAAGAAATGGAGATTGCCGTTTACGGCCATTACGGTTTTGCGTTGTTGATGTTTCCGACCGCGGCAGCAGACTATCTGGAATATGAACGATTCCAGTTGATCGACTCGATTGCGCCGTTCATTGATGCAGGTATCCTCAAGGCGTTCTCTATCAACAGCATCAACAATGAATCATGGTTGAACAGTCACATCCCGCCGCCGTACAGGGCAATCCGGCATCAACAGTTCAACCACTATGTTGTAGAAGAAGTTGTTCCGTTTATTCGAAGCAAAACGAGTCACGACACGCCAATCATCACCACAGGGGCCAGCTTCGGCGCCTTGCATGCGGCAAACTCGTTATTTCGCCGACCCGACCTGTTCGACGGCACGATAGCCATGAGCGGCACGTACGACCTGAAATCGTACACGAACGGCTACTATGATGATAATTGCTATTTCAATTCGCCGGCGGACTATCTGCCCAATCTGAACGATGAAGATGTCTTGAACAACCTCCGGTCGAAGCATCACATCTACATTCTTTCGGGACAGGGCGATTATGAAGCGCCGGAGCGATCACTGCAACTCGGCAGAATTCTCGAGGCAAAGGGAATTCCCCATGTAGTCGATTTGTGGGGACACGACATACCTCATGAGTGGCCAACGTGGAGAAAAATGCTGCCGCATGTATTGGGAACGTGCTTCTGA
- a CDS encoding DinB family protein, which produces MTLLEIKTLHAYNAWASNQIFDVLATMPTGQYMQDMKASHGSIHNTLVHMVGAEKVWLERFQGAAQPFLSENPPPSLAEVKTIWGKTGFDTAKWLGAQSDKSLQGTFTMKTAKGDSYTHVFWQTFQHVVNHSTYHRGQIITMMRQHGVKPPSTDLIRFYREVKPG; this is translated from the coding sequence ATGACATTGCTGGAAATAAAAACATTACACGCCTACAATGCGTGGGCAAGCAACCAGATATTCGATGTGCTTGCAACAATGCCGACCGGGCAATACATGCAGGATATGAAGGCAAGTCACGGCAGCATTCATAACACGCTCGTACACATGGTGGGAGCAGAGAAAGTCTGGCTTGAACGATTTCAGGGCGCTGCGCAGCCGTTCCTCTCCGAGAACCCTCCCCCTTCATTGGCCGAAGTTAAAACAATCTGGGGGAAAACCGGCTTCGATACGGCAAAATGGCTCGGAGCGCAATCGGACAAATCGTTGCAGGGGACATTTACCATGAAGACTGCGAAAGGTGACAGCTACACGCATGTTTTCTGGCAGACGTTCCAGCACGTCGTCAATCACTCAACGTACCATCGGGGACAGATCATTACCATGATGCGGCAGCACGGCGTAAAACCGCCCTCCACCGATCTGATTCGATTCTATCGGGAAGTGAAACCGGGATGA
- a CDS encoding DUF2085 domain-containing protein, with amino-acid sequence MNLPRTTYLVILVSAFAWCTAIVTAPYLAAAASPLSVSVYQIFRPICHQLPERSFFFFGEKLAVCSRCSSVYFAFLAGTFVFPFLHRRISPLFHNSVRTRFVLFAVLLPMLLDVVGEFAGIHDSTFLTRTITGALLGLVLPFVILPAAIEGVQQLVVQRSAVSTIIDN; translated from the coding sequence ATGAATCTTCCGCGAACAACATACCTCGTGATTCTTGTCAGCGCGTTTGCATGGTGCACGGCAATTGTAACGGCGCCGTATCTGGCTGCAGCAGCATCGCCGTTGAGCGTTTCCGTCTATCAGATTTTTCGACCCATCTGTCATCAGTTGCCGGAAAGGTCGTTCTTCTTTTTCGGCGAGAAGTTGGCGGTGTGTTCACGCTGTTCATCCGTCTATTTTGCATTCTTAGCGGGAACGTTTGTGTTCCCGTTTCTCCATCGTCGCATCTCTCCCCTGTTCCACAACTCCGTTCGCACCCGGTTTGTTCTCTTCGCTGTGTTGCTGCCGATGCTGTTGGATGTTGTGGGGGAGTTTGCAGGGATTCACGATTCGACATTCCTGACGCGAACGATCACTGGAGCGTTACTCGGACTGGTTCTTCCGTTTGTTATTCTTCCCGCTGCAATCGAAGGCGTGCAGCAGCTTGTCGTTCAAAGATCCGCAGTAAGTACTATCATTGACAATTAG
- a CDS encoding tetratricopeptide repeat protein, which produces MPVLKNFFAELRSRGVRKTLAIYMSSGLTTIGIVRLFTDVYKLPPWIFPLVVTLLTCGLVSAFLFAWYHGQEGRQPFGRKEVLLHALVGIVAVYLSARMVYAPPASSPQRLGKSIAVLPFTNMSGLKEDEYFSDGVTEDILTQLAKINDLRVIAHGTALKYKDTKKTAREIGNELGVAAIVTGGMRRDGDRIRISGRLISTTSDEYLWAETYDREFKNIFAIQSEVAGRIAEALRARMTEEETHRVNVPPTTNLEAYALYLRGRDLKGKGTSEANEQAVAVLQKAIALDPRYALAYAELGLAYRQRYIAYGFPGEWADSAVALGQQAVDIDPSCAEGYRTLGSGYEALGTYSRALESYNKAIQLSPNYAAAIAGVGWVAFYLGKLDEALAWMRKSVELAPDEASRYVNVGLMCNLLGEDSIAVLWFNKSLTVEPDILVTTYYHKIYLHLFQRNIAEARRLAKIGLEKSPDDLWILHASGDVESIAGNYARARAHYERAVKHSSLVDGPGNQLAFTMLKSGETRAAHAILDSNLAIYKRRSGDNPEDSHNPLVVATILAVKNNPEEALTWLRIAVELGYSEHRWLTVEPMMENVRQEPGFRAIMDALGKRLNTMRDKAKLEGLFRSPDQHASSSTEYASMSANYQTR; this is translated from the coding sequence ATGCCTGTACTTAAGAACTTCTTCGCAGAACTCAGATCGCGCGGCGTGCGCAAGACTCTCGCGATTTACATGAGTTCCGGACTCACGACCATCGGTATTGTGAGGCTCTTTACGGACGTGTACAAACTCCCTCCATGGATTTTCCCGCTCGTCGTGACCCTTTTAACATGCGGGCTCGTAAGTGCATTCTTGTTTGCATGGTATCACGGCCAGGAGGGAAGACAGCCGTTCGGGAGGAAGGAGGTACTCCTTCATGCCTTGGTAGGAATTGTGGCAGTATATCTCTCGGCACGGATGGTGTATGCACCCCCGGCTTCTTCGCCCCAACGTCTAGGGAAATCCATCGCCGTTCTTCCGTTCACGAACATGAGCGGGTTGAAGGAGGATGAGTACTTCAGCGACGGGGTAACGGAAGATATTCTCACCCAGCTTGCGAAGATCAACGACCTGAGAGTGATTGCCCACGGGACGGCACTCAAGTACAAGGACACCAAGAAGACTGCGCGGGAAATCGGCAACGAGCTTGGCGTGGCTGCGATCGTGACGGGCGGGATGCGGCGCGACGGCGACCGTATACGGATCAGCGGGCGTCTGATCAGTACAACTTCCGACGAGTACCTGTGGGCAGAGACCTACGACCGTGAATTCAAGAATATTTTCGCAATTCAGAGTGAAGTCGCGGGACGCATCGCGGAAGCATTGCGAGCGCGCATGACGGAAGAAGAAACCCATCGCGTGAACGTACCTCCCACCACAAACCTCGAAGCATATGCACTCTATCTCCGGGGCCGCGATCTGAAGGGGAAAGGAACATCCGAGGCAAATGAGCAGGCGGTCGCTGTGTTGCAGAAGGCAATTGCTCTTGATCCTCGCTACGCGCTCGCCTACGCGGAGCTCGGATTGGCCTACCGCCAACGGTACATCGCCTACGGTTTCCCGGGTGAATGGGCGGACTCAGCCGTCGCACTCGGCCAGCAGGCTGTTGACATTGACCCTTCGTGCGCAGAAGGCTACCGAACTTTGGGAAGCGGATACGAAGCGCTCGGTACATACAGCAGGGCGTTGGAGAGTTATAACAAGGCTATCCAACTAAGCCCGAACTACGCCGCCGCGATCGCCGGTGTCGGCTGGGTGGCCTTCTATCTCGGCAAGCTCGATGAGGCTCTGGCTTGGATGCGGAAAAGCGTCGAGCTCGCGCCGGATGAGGCATCGCGGTATGTGAATGTCGGGTTGATGTGCAATCTCCTCGGCGAGGATTCCATCGCTGTGCTCTGGTTCAACAAGTCGCTCACTGTGGAACCGGATATTCTCGTTACCACATACTACCACAAAATTTATCTCCATCTCTTCCAACGCAATATCGCCGAAGCAAGAAGACTCGCAAAAATAGGACTTGAGAAATCTCCCGATGATCTTTGGATACTTCATGCTTCGGGTGACGTCGAGTCCATCGCAGGCAACTATGCGCGGGCGAGGGCGCATTATGAACGGGCTGTGAAACACTCCTCGCTTGTAGACGGGCCCGGAAACCAACTTGCCTTTACTATGCTGAAGTCAGGCGAGACACGTGCGGCGCATGCCATTCTCGACTCGAACCTCGCGATCTATAAAAGGAGAAGCGGCGACAATCCGGAAGACTCGCACAACCCTCTTGTCGTTGCAACGATACTCGCAGTCAAGAACAACCCCGAGGAAGCTTTGACCTGGCTTCGCATTGCCGTCGAGTTGGGGTACTCCGAGCACCGCTGGCTCACGGTCGAACCGATGATGGAGAATGTACGGCAGGAGCCGGGGTTCCGCGCGATCATGGACGCACTCGGGAAACGTTTGAATACCATGCGCGACAAGGCAAAGTTGGAGGGACTGTTTCGCAGCCCCGATCAGCATGCATCATCAAGCACGGAGTACGCGTCAATGAGTGCCAACTACCAGACACGCTGA